The following are from one region of the Primulina eburnea isolate SZY01 chromosome 17, ASM2296580v1, whole genome shotgun sequence genome:
- the LOC140817727 gene encoding BRASSINOSTEROID INSENSITIVE 1-associated receptor kinase 1-like isoform X3, whose amino-acid sequence MDQSTTWVSCSFFLSSILVLVQFSRVSANAEGDALNALKSNLADPNNVLQSWDPTLVNPCTWFHVTCNNENSVTRVDLGNANLSGTLSPQLGLLPNLQYLELYSNNIAGRIPSELGSLTSLVSLDLYLNRLIGPIPDTLGNLQKLRFFDLSTNHLTGRIPVNGSFQLFTPISFANNNLEELPVSPPPPLPPSSQSSFRVANSATGAIAGGVAAGAALLFAGPAIALAWFRRRKPEDHFFDVPAEEDPEVHLGQLKRFSLRELQVASDDFSNKNILGKGGFGKVYKGRLADGSLVAVKRLKEERTQGGELQFQTEVEMISMAVHRNLLRLRGFCMTPTERLLVYPYMANGSVASCLRERPETQSPLDWPKRKRIALGSARGLAYLHDHCDPKIIHRDVKAANILLDEDFEAVVGDFGLAKLMDYKDTHVTTAVRGTIGHIAPEYLSTGKSSEKTDVFGYGVMLLELITGQRAFDLARLANDDDVMLLDWVRGLLKEKKLETLVDADLQGNYVDNEVEQLIQVALLCTQSSPLERPKMSEVVRMLEGDGLAERWEEWQKEEMFRQEFNHMRHPNTDWIINDSTSNIRADELSGPR is encoded by the exons ATGGATCAGTCAACTACCTGGGTCTCTTGCTCTTTTTTCTTGTCCTCAATTCTGGTGCTTGTTCAATTTTCGCGGGTGTCTGCCAACGCCGAAG GTGATGCCTTGAATGCATTGAAGAGCAATTTGGCTGATCCTAATAATGTTCTCCAGAGTTGGGATCCGACCCTCGTTAACCCATGCACTTGGTTTCATGTTACATGCAATAACGAAAATAGTGTTACTCGAGT CGATCTTGGCAATGCAAATTTGTCTGGCACACTTTCCCCTCAGCTTGGTCTACTTCCGAATTTACAGTATCT GGAACTTTACAGCAACAATATCGCTGGAAGAATTCCAAGCGAACTAGGAAGCTTGACAAGTTTGGTGAGCTTGGATCTTTATTTGAATAGACTGATTGGTCCAATCCCTGACACATTGGGCAACCTTCAAAAGCTACGTTTCTT CGATCTTTCAACTAACCATCTGACAGGCCGAATTCCAGTCAATGGATCCTTTCAGCTTTTTACTCCTATCAG TTTTGCCAATAATAACTTGGAAGAACTTCCTGTATCTCCACCTCCTCCACTTCCGCCTTCATCTCAATCTTCGTTCAGAG TTGCCAACAGTGCTACTGGAGCCATTGCAGGAGGAGTTGCTGCTGGAGCAGCCCTGCTATTTGCTGGCCCGGCAATTGCTCTTGCTTGGTTTCGTAGAAGGAAGCCAGAGGATCATTTCTTTGATGTTCCTG CTGAGGAGGATCCAGAAGTCCATCTGGGACAGCTCAAAAGATTTTCACTACGCGAATTGCAAGTTGCATCAGATGATTTCAGTAATAAAAATATCCTCGGCAAAGGTGGATTTGGTAAGGTTTACAAAGGTCGATTAGCTGATGGTTCTCTAGTAGCAGTAAAAAGACTCAAAGAAGAGCGCACTCAAGGTGGAGAGCTTCAATTCCAAACAGAAGTGGAAATGATCAGCATGGCTGTGCATCGAAATTTACTTCGCTTGCGTGGCTTTTGCATGACTCCTACAGAACGGTTGCTTGTGTATCCTTATATGGCTAATGGAAGTGTTGCATCGTGCTTGAGAG AGAGACCTGAAACTCAATCTCCACTCGATTGGCCAAAACGAAAACGGATAGCTTTGGGGTCAGCGAGGGGTCTTGCTTATTTGCATGATCACTGTGACCCTAAAATCATTCATCGAGATGTCAAAGCTGCGAATATACTATTGGATGAGGACTTTGAAGCAGTGGTAGGTGACTTTGGGCTGGCCAAACTTATGGACTACAAGGATACTCATGTTACGACGGCTGTTCGTGGAACAATTGGTCATATTGCTCCGGAATACCTCTCCACTGGTAAATCTTCTGAGAAAACGGATGTTTTCGGTTATGGGGTCATGCTTCTTGAGCTGATCACTGGTCAGAGAGCTTTCGATCTTGCTCGACTTGCCAATGATGATGATGTGATGTTACTCGATTGG GTCAGGGGACTTTTAAAGGAAAAGAAGTTGGAGACGCTCGTGGATGCGGATCTTCAAGGTAATTATGTGGACAATGAGGTGGAACAGCTGATCCAAGTAGCTCTGCTCTGCACGCAGAGCTCCCCATTGGAGCGTCCAAAGATGTCGGAAGTTGTGAGGATGCTGGAGGGTGATGGCTTGGCTGAGAGGTGGGA
- the LOC140817727 gene encoding BRASSINOSTEROID INSENSITIVE 1-associated receptor kinase 1-like isoform X2: MDQSTTWVSCSFFLSSILVLVQFSRVSANAEGDALNALKSNLADPNNVLQSWDPTLVNPCTWFHVTCNNENSVTRVDLGNANLSGTLSPQLGLLPNLQYLNNIAGRIPSELGSLTSLVSLDLYLNRLIGPIPDTLGNLQKLRFLRLNNNSLTGEIPWSLTNIMTLQVLDLSTNHLTGRIPVNGSFQLFTPISFANNNLEELPVSPPPPLPPSSQSSFRVANSATGAIAGGVAAGAALLFAGPAIALAWFRRRKPEDHFFDVPAEEDPEVHLGQLKRFSLRELQVASDDFSNKNILGKGGFGKVYKGRLADGSLVAVKRLKEERTQGGELQFQTEVEMISMAVHRNLLRLRGFCMTPTERLLVYPYMANGSVASCLRERPETQSPLDWPKRKRIALGSARGLAYLHDHCDPKIIHRDVKAANILLDEDFEAVVGDFGLAKLMDYKDTHVTTAVRGTIGHIAPEYLSTGKSSEKTDVFGYGVMLLELITGQRAFDLARLANDDDVMLLDWVRGLLKEKKLETLVDADLQGNYVDNEVEQLIQVALLCTQSSPLERPKMSEVVRMLEGDGLAERWEEWQKEEMFRQEFNHMRHPNTDWIINDSTSNIRADELSGPR; this comes from the exons ATGGATCAGTCAACTACCTGGGTCTCTTGCTCTTTTTTCTTGTCCTCAATTCTGGTGCTTGTTCAATTTTCGCGGGTGTCTGCCAACGCCGAAG GTGATGCCTTGAATGCATTGAAGAGCAATTTGGCTGATCCTAATAATGTTCTCCAGAGTTGGGATCCGACCCTCGTTAACCCATGCACTTGGTTTCATGTTACATGCAATAACGAAAATAGTGTTACTCGAGT CGATCTTGGCAATGCAAATTTGTCTGGCACACTTTCCCCTCAGCTTGGTCTACTTCCGAATTTACAGTATCT CAACAATATCGCTGGAAGAATTCCAAGCGAACTAGGAAGCTTGACAAGTTTGGTGAGCTTGGATCTTTATTTGAATAGACTGATTGGTCCAATCCCTGACACATTGGGCAACCTTCAAAAGCTACGTTTCTT GAGGCTCAACAATAACAGTTTGACTGGAGAAATCCCCTGGTCACTTACTAATATCATGACACTTCAAGTCCT CGATCTTTCAACTAACCATCTGACAGGCCGAATTCCAGTCAATGGATCCTTTCAGCTTTTTACTCCTATCAG TTTTGCCAATAATAACTTGGAAGAACTTCCTGTATCTCCACCTCCTCCACTTCCGCCTTCATCTCAATCTTCGTTCAGAG TTGCCAACAGTGCTACTGGAGCCATTGCAGGAGGAGTTGCTGCTGGAGCAGCCCTGCTATTTGCTGGCCCGGCAATTGCTCTTGCTTGGTTTCGTAGAAGGAAGCCAGAGGATCATTTCTTTGATGTTCCTG CTGAGGAGGATCCAGAAGTCCATCTGGGACAGCTCAAAAGATTTTCACTACGCGAATTGCAAGTTGCATCAGATGATTTCAGTAATAAAAATATCCTCGGCAAAGGTGGATTTGGTAAGGTTTACAAAGGTCGATTAGCTGATGGTTCTCTAGTAGCAGTAAAAAGACTCAAAGAAGAGCGCACTCAAGGTGGAGAGCTTCAATTCCAAACAGAAGTGGAAATGATCAGCATGGCTGTGCATCGAAATTTACTTCGCTTGCGTGGCTTTTGCATGACTCCTACAGAACGGTTGCTTGTGTATCCTTATATGGCTAATGGAAGTGTTGCATCGTGCTTGAGAG AGAGACCTGAAACTCAATCTCCACTCGATTGGCCAAAACGAAAACGGATAGCTTTGGGGTCAGCGAGGGGTCTTGCTTATTTGCATGATCACTGTGACCCTAAAATCATTCATCGAGATGTCAAAGCTGCGAATATACTATTGGATGAGGACTTTGAAGCAGTGGTAGGTGACTTTGGGCTGGCCAAACTTATGGACTACAAGGATACTCATGTTACGACGGCTGTTCGTGGAACAATTGGTCATATTGCTCCGGAATACCTCTCCACTGGTAAATCTTCTGAGAAAACGGATGTTTTCGGTTATGGGGTCATGCTTCTTGAGCTGATCACTGGTCAGAGAGCTTTCGATCTTGCTCGACTTGCCAATGATGATGATGTGATGTTACTCGATTGG GTCAGGGGACTTTTAAAGGAAAAGAAGTTGGAGACGCTCGTGGATGCGGATCTTCAAGGTAATTATGTGGACAATGAGGTGGAACAGCTGATCCAAGTAGCTCTGCTCTGCACGCAGAGCTCCCCATTGGAGCGTCCAAAGATGTCGGAAGTTGTGAGGATGCTGGAGGGTGATGGCTTGGCTGAGAGGTGGGA
- the LOC140817727 gene encoding BRASSINOSTEROID INSENSITIVE 1-associated receptor kinase 1-like isoform X1 → MDQSTTWVSCSFFLSSILVLVQFSRVSANAEGDALNALKSNLADPNNVLQSWDPTLVNPCTWFHVTCNNENSVTRVDLGNANLSGTLSPQLGLLPNLQYLELYSNNIAGRIPSELGSLTSLVSLDLYLNRLIGPIPDTLGNLQKLRFLRLNNNSLTGEIPWSLTNIMTLQVLDLSTNHLTGRIPVNGSFQLFTPISFANNNLEELPVSPPPPLPPSSQSSFRVANSATGAIAGGVAAGAALLFAGPAIALAWFRRRKPEDHFFDVPAEEDPEVHLGQLKRFSLRELQVASDDFSNKNILGKGGFGKVYKGRLADGSLVAVKRLKEERTQGGELQFQTEVEMISMAVHRNLLRLRGFCMTPTERLLVYPYMANGSVASCLRERPETQSPLDWPKRKRIALGSARGLAYLHDHCDPKIIHRDVKAANILLDEDFEAVVGDFGLAKLMDYKDTHVTTAVRGTIGHIAPEYLSTGKSSEKTDVFGYGVMLLELITGQRAFDLARLANDDDVMLLDWVRGLLKEKKLETLVDADLQGNYVDNEVEQLIQVALLCTQSSPLERPKMSEVVRMLEGDGLAERWEEWQKEEMFRQEFNHMRHPNTDWIINDSTSNIRADELSGPR, encoded by the exons ATGGATCAGTCAACTACCTGGGTCTCTTGCTCTTTTTTCTTGTCCTCAATTCTGGTGCTTGTTCAATTTTCGCGGGTGTCTGCCAACGCCGAAG GTGATGCCTTGAATGCATTGAAGAGCAATTTGGCTGATCCTAATAATGTTCTCCAGAGTTGGGATCCGACCCTCGTTAACCCATGCACTTGGTTTCATGTTACATGCAATAACGAAAATAGTGTTACTCGAGT CGATCTTGGCAATGCAAATTTGTCTGGCACACTTTCCCCTCAGCTTGGTCTACTTCCGAATTTACAGTATCT GGAACTTTACAGCAACAATATCGCTGGAAGAATTCCAAGCGAACTAGGAAGCTTGACAAGTTTGGTGAGCTTGGATCTTTATTTGAATAGACTGATTGGTCCAATCCCTGACACATTGGGCAACCTTCAAAAGCTACGTTTCTT GAGGCTCAACAATAACAGTTTGACTGGAGAAATCCCCTGGTCACTTACTAATATCATGACACTTCAAGTCCT CGATCTTTCAACTAACCATCTGACAGGCCGAATTCCAGTCAATGGATCCTTTCAGCTTTTTACTCCTATCAG TTTTGCCAATAATAACTTGGAAGAACTTCCTGTATCTCCACCTCCTCCACTTCCGCCTTCATCTCAATCTTCGTTCAGAG TTGCCAACAGTGCTACTGGAGCCATTGCAGGAGGAGTTGCTGCTGGAGCAGCCCTGCTATTTGCTGGCCCGGCAATTGCTCTTGCTTGGTTTCGTAGAAGGAAGCCAGAGGATCATTTCTTTGATGTTCCTG CTGAGGAGGATCCAGAAGTCCATCTGGGACAGCTCAAAAGATTTTCACTACGCGAATTGCAAGTTGCATCAGATGATTTCAGTAATAAAAATATCCTCGGCAAAGGTGGATTTGGTAAGGTTTACAAAGGTCGATTAGCTGATGGTTCTCTAGTAGCAGTAAAAAGACTCAAAGAAGAGCGCACTCAAGGTGGAGAGCTTCAATTCCAAACAGAAGTGGAAATGATCAGCATGGCTGTGCATCGAAATTTACTTCGCTTGCGTGGCTTTTGCATGACTCCTACAGAACGGTTGCTTGTGTATCCTTATATGGCTAATGGAAGTGTTGCATCGTGCTTGAGAG AGAGACCTGAAACTCAATCTCCACTCGATTGGCCAAAACGAAAACGGATAGCTTTGGGGTCAGCGAGGGGTCTTGCTTATTTGCATGATCACTGTGACCCTAAAATCATTCATCGAGATGTCAAAGCTGCGAATATACTATTGGATGAGGACTTTGAAGCAGTGGTAGGTGACTTTGGGCTGGCCAAACTTATGGACTACAAGGATACTCATGTTACGACGGCTGTTCGTGGAACAATTGGTCATATTGCTCCGGAATACCTCTCCACTGGTAAATCTTCTGAGAAAACGGATGTTTTCGGTTATGGGGTCATGCTTCTTGAGCTGATCACTGGTCAGAGAGCTTTCGATCTTGCTCGACTTGCCAATGATGATGATGTGATGTTACTCGATTGG GTCAGGGGACTTTTAAAGGAAAAGAAGTTGGAGACGCTCGTGGATGCGGATCTTCAAGGTAATTATGTGGACAATGAGGTGGAACAGCTGATCCAAGTAGCTCTGCTCTGCACGCAGAGCTCCCCATTGGAGCGTCCAAAGATGTCGGAAGTTGTGAGGATGCTGGAGGGTGATGGCTTGGCTGAGAGGTGGGA
- the LOC140818392 gene encoding peroxidase 43-like, translating to MAHGGIMLLILTFVGIAQGQLQVGFYANTCPDAEAIVTGVVREAVASDQTTAPALLRLHFHDCFVQGCEGSILIDNGREADEKHAFEHQGVRGFDVIANAKSQLESACPGVVSCADIVALAARDAIVLAKGPSYEVETGRRDGMVSDTKMADNMPDVSDSIQKLKQKFLEKGLTEKDLVILSAAHTIGTTACFFMTSRLYTFSGGVGSDPSINPEFFPELKSRCPQNGNVNVRLPMDRDSGQKFDNQILNNIRGGFAVLQSDASLYQDEVTQSVVDSYFESSSPSSGPSFEADFVDSIVKLGRIGVLTGSEGRIRAVCKSF from the exons ATGGCACATGGTGGTATAATGCTTTTAATTCTCACTTTTGTGGGGATTGCGCAAGGTCAGCTCCAAGTAGGCTTTTATGCCAACACATGCCCCGACGCGGAGGCTATAGTCACCGGCGTCGTGCGTGAAGCCGTCGCCTCCGACCAAACCACCGCCCCCGCCTTGCTTAGGCTTCATTTCCACGACTGCTTTGTTCAG GGATGCGAAGGATCGATTCTGATAGATAACGGAAGGGAAGCAGATGAAAAGCATGCATTTGAGCATCAAGGAGTTAGAGGGTTTGATGTAATCGCTAATGCGAAATCCCAGCTGGAATCAGCTTGCCCCGGAGTCGTTTCTTGTGCAGATATTGTTGCTTTGGCTGCCAGAGATGCTATAGTCTtg GCAAAAGGGCCGTCGTACGAGGTGGAAACAGGGAGAAGGGATGGTATGGTTTCTGATACAAAAATGGCGGACAACATGCCAGATGTCAGTGATTCAATTCAGAAGCTTAAACAGAAGTTTTTGGAGAAGGGATTAACGGAGAAGGATCTTGTTATTCTCAGTG CTGCACATACAATTGGTACCACAGCATGCTTCTTCATGACCTCAAGGCTCTACACCTTTTCCGGCGGTGTCGGCTCCGACCCGTCTATAAATCCGGAGTTTTTTCCGGAGTTAAAATCTAGGTGTCCGCAAAACGGAAACGTCAATGTTCGGTTGCCGATGGACCGGGACAGCGGCCAGAAATTCGACAACCAAATATTGAATAACATCAGAGGTGGTTTCGCTGTGTTGCAATCCGATGCTAGTCTCTACCAAGATGAAGTCACACAGAGTGTTGTGGACTCCTATTTTGAGTCATCTAGCCCTTCATCGGGGCCGTCATTCGAGGCAGATTTCGTCGATTCCATCGTGAAATTGGGCAGAATTGGTGTGTTGACGGGATCTGAAGGAAGAATCAGGGCTGTTTGCAAATCTTTTTAG